In Lathamus discolor isolate bLatDis1 chromosome 1, bLatDis1.hap1, whole genome shotgun sequence, the following are encoded in one genomic region:
- the IQSEC3 gene encoding IQ motif and SEC7 domain-containing protein 3 isoform X4, producing MKLFYTSSAAQQLMQSRSLRLQNPHQGRYSWQFFWYYDLGGMALSGSIQRNRSDDPSGSTSKKAGCETEDPKEAGRQSGQEGRSDTQTLKAQHAELQEEQAAGCSPLVQKASLHHTGSPVRVQRSKGTASCSHAAASDYELSLDLKNKQIEMLEHKYGGHLVSRRAACTIQTAFRQYQLSKNFEKIRNSLLESRMPRRISLRKVRVQNSESFSAEKALVEGYNFVGIPLVRSPSLPATISGALTELEDSFTEQVQSLAKSIDDALSTWSLKTMCSLQDGGSYQIRETFSASSMQPNQDLEAELQDKEKEEGLLPDTLPKSSSTLMMAFRDVTVQIDNKNISVSSSTSVSMANCLSNNAQPGLSQATKAEESPGEGEGEASEPPAAPESSPESTALQNSHTFTEVNVNANGTGDSSAEPGQMAVQKLQFDASNETGQSKGSESENADNSEQLSNSSTSTSAKSASEVSSKEALQAMILSLPRYHCENPASCKSPTLSTDTMRKRLYRIGLNLFNINPDKGIQFLISRGFIPDTPIGVAHFLLQRKGLSRQMIGEFLGNSKKQFNRDVLDCVVDEMDFSGMELDEALRKFQAHIRVQGEAQKVERLIEAFSQRYCMCNPDVVQQFHNPDTIFILAFAIILLNTDMYSPNIKPDRKMMLEDFIRNLRGVDDGADIPRELVVGIYERIQQKELKSNEDHVTYVTKVEKSIVGMKTVLSVPHRRLVCCSRLYEVTDVNKVQKQAAHQREVFLFNDLLVILKLCPKKKSSSTYTFCKSVGLLGMQFHLFENEYYPHGITLVTPVSGSEKKQVLHFCALGAEEMQKFVEDLKESIAEVTELEQIRIEWELEKQQGAKTLSLRTNGAQMELQSKQGSPTGKKDLGEKVSDSTVEVSIHNRLQTYQHNSALGPESGMQPSTRLNMPRERLETALVPSHPASAGTLVQCQQIVKVIVLDKPCLARMEPALNQTLTRYVTSDSCTSTPWRGVGSGLPGTPMKLVHQPPLPPPPPPYNHPHQYCPPGSLLQRRRYSSGSRSLV from the exons TGACGATCCCAGCGGTTCCACAAGCAAGAAAGCCGGGTGTGAAACGGAGGATCCGAAGGAGGCCGGCAGACAGAGTGGCCAGGAAGGCAGGTCCGACACCCAGACGCTAAAAGCCCAGCATGCGGAGCTCCAAGAAGAGCAGGCAGCGGGGTGTTCCCCTCTGGTGCAGAAGGCGAGCCTCCACCACACGGGCTCCCCAGTGAGAGTGCAGCGCAGCAAAGGGACGGCCTCGTGTTCCCATGCAGCTGCCTCCGATTATGAGCTCTCCCTTGACCTAAAGAATAAACAG ATCGAAATGCTAGAGCACAAGTACGGCGGTCACCTGGTGTCTCGCAGGGCAGCCTGCACCATCCAAACTGCTTTCCGGCAGTACCAGCTCAGCAAGAACTTTGAGAAGATCCGCAACTCGCTGCTAGAGAGCCGCATGCCACGCCGCATCTCCCTGAGGAAAGTCCGGGTCCAGAACTCGGAGAGCTTCTCCGCTGAGAAAGCCCTGGTGGAGGGGTACAACTTTGTGGGCATCCCATTGGTGAGGTCCCCATCTTTGCCAGCCACCATCAGTGGGGCACTGACCGAGCTGGAGGACTCCTTCACAGAGCAAGTTCAGTCCCTGGCCAAGTCTATTGATGATGCCCTCAGCACTTGGAGCCTGAAGACTATGTGTTCACTGCAAGATGGGGGCTCATACCAGATAAGGGAGACCTTCAGTGCTAGCTCCATGCAGCCAAACCAAGATTTagaagctgagctgcaggacaaggagaaggaggaagggctCTTGCCAGACACTCTAcccaagagcagcagcactctCATGATGGCTTTTAGAGATGTCACAGTCCAGATCGACAACAAGAACATCTCTGTCTCGTCGTCTACCTCGGTGTCCATGGCAAACTGCCTCAGCAACAATGCCCAGCCTGGGCTCTCTCAAGCTACCAAGGCTGAAGAAAGcccaggagaaggggaaggagaagccaGTGAACCACCGGCTGCCCCAGAGAGCTCACCTGAGTCCACAGCTCTCCAGAACAGCCACACTTTCACCGAGGTGAATGTCAATGCTAACGGTACAGGAGACAGCAGTGCTGAGCCTGGGCAGATGGCAGTGCAAAAGCTCCAGTTTGATGCTAGCAACGAGACAGGGCAGAGCAAAGGCTCTGAGTCTGAGAATGCAGACAACTCAGAGCAGCTGAGCAACAGCAGCACCTCCACTTCAGCCAAGTCAGCCTCGGAGGTGTCCTCCAAAGAAGCACTGCAGGCCATGATCCTCAGCCTCCCGAGGTACCACTGCGAGAACCCAGCTAGCTGCAAGTCCCCCACACTTTCCACTGACACCATGAGGAAGCGCCTCTACCGCATTGGGCTCAACCTCTTTAATAT AAACccagacaaaggcatccagttcCTGATCTCCCGAGGCTTCATCCCAGATACCCCCATTGGGGTGGCACACTTCCTGCTCCAGCGGAAAGGCCTCAGCCGCCAGATGATTGGGGAGTTCCTGGGTAACAGCAAGAAGCAGTTCAACAGAGATGTCCTAGA CTGCGTGGTGGACGAGATGGACTTCTCAGGCATGGAGCTGGATGAAGCCCTGCGGAAATTCCAGGCCCATATCCGTGTGCAGGGGGAGGCGCAGAAGGTGGAGCGGCTCATTGAGGCTTTCAG ccagaggTACTGCATGTGTAACCCAGATGTGGTCCAGCAGTTTCACAACCCAGACACCATCTTCATCTTGGCCTTTGCAATCATCCTCCTCAATACGGACATGTACAGCCCCAACATCAAGCCTGACAGGAAGATGATGCTGGAGGACTTCATTCGCAATCTCAGAG GGGTGGACGATGGTGCCGACATCCCACGGGAGCTGGTGGTGGGGATCTATGAGAGGATCCAGCAGAAAGAGCTAAAATCCAATGAGGACCATGTAACCTATGTCACCAAAGTGGAGAAGTCCATAGTTGGAATGAAAACG GTTCTGTCTGTGCCCCATCGACGCCTGGTCTGCTGCAGCCGCTTATACGAAGTGACTGATGTGAACAAAGTGCAGAAGCAGGCAGCTCACCAGAGGGAAGTTTTTCTCTTCAATGACCTGCTGGTG ATCCTCAAGCTTTGCCCCAAGAAGAAAAGCTCCTCAACGTACACATTTTGCAAGTCGGTCGGCCTGCTAGGGATGCAGTTCCATCTCTTTGAGAATGAAT ATTACCCCCACGGCATCACACTGGTGACTCCAGTTTCAGGCTCAGAGAAGAAACAGGTACTACACTTCTGTGCTCTGGGTGCTGAGGAAATGCAGAAGTTTGTGGAAGACCTCAAAGAGTCAATAGCAGAAGTGACAGAGCTGGAGCAGATACGAATTGAAT GGGAGCTGGAGAAACAGCAAGGGGCAAAGACTCTCTCATTAAGGACCAATGGAGCCCAGATGGAATTGCAGTCTAAGCAAGGCTCACCAACAG gcaAGAAGGATTTGGGAGAGAAGGTCTCGGACAGCACAGTGGAG GTGTCAATTCACAACAGGCTTCAAACGTACCAGCACAACTCCGCCCTGGGGCCCGAGAGTGGAATGCAGCCCAGCACGCGTCTTAACATGCCACGGGAGCGGCTGGAGACAGCACTGGTGCCCTCGCACCCCGCCTCGGCGGGGACACTTGTACAGTGCCAGCAGATTGTCAAAGTCATTGTCCTGGACAAGCCGTGCCTCGCTCGGATGGAGCCGGCCCTCAACCAGACTCTGACACGCTACGTCACCTCTGATTCCTGCACCTCCACCCCCTGGCGCGGTGTGGGCAGTGGGCTTCCGGGGACCCCCATGAAGCTGGTCCATCAGCCTCCCCTCCCACCTCCACCACCTCCCTACAACCACCCTCACCAGTATTGCCCCCCAGGCTCCCTGCTTCAGAGGCGCAGGTACTCCAGTGGCTCGCGCAGCCTCGTGTAG
- the IQSEC3 gene encoding IQ motif and SEC7 domain-containing protein 3 isoform X5, translating to MLEHKYGGHLVSRRAACTIQTAFRQYQLSKNFEKIRNSLLESRMPRRISLRKVRVQNSESFSAEKALVEGYNFVGIPLVRSPSLPATISGALTELEDSFTEQVQSLAKSIDDALSTWSLKTMCSLQDGGSYQIRETFSASSMQPNQDLEAELQDKEKEEGLLPDTLPKSSSTLMMAFRDVTVQIDNKNISVSSSTSVSMANCLSNNAQPGLSQATKAEESPGEGEGEASEPPAAPESSPESTALQNSHTFTEVNVNANGTGDSSAEPGQMAVQKLQFDASNETGQSKGSESENADNSEQLSNSSTSTSAKSASEVSSKEALQAMILSLPRYHCENPASCKSPTLSTDTMRKRLYRIGLNLFNINPDKGIQFLISRGFIPDTPIGVAHFLLQRKGLSRQMIGEFLGNSKKQFNRDVLDCVVDEMDFSGMELDEALRKFQAHIRVQGEAQKVERLIEAFSQRYCMCNPDVVQQFHNPDTIFILAFAIILLNTDMYSPNIKPDRKMMLEDFIRNLRGVDDGADIPRELVVGIYERIQQKELKSNEDHVTYVTKVEKSIVGMKTVLSVPHRRLVCCSRLYEVTDVNKVQKQAAHQREVFLFNDLLVILKLCPKKKSSSTYTFCKSVGLLGMQFHLFENEYYPHGITLVTPVSGSEKKQVLHFCALGAEEMQKFVEDLKESIAEVTELEQIRIEWELEKQQGAKTLSLRTNGAQMELQSKQGSPTGKKDLGEKVSDSTVEVSIHNRLQTYQHNSALGPESGMQPSTRLNMPRERLETALVPSHPASAGTLVQCQQIVKVIVLDKPCLARMEPALNQTLTRYVTSDSCTSTPWRGVGSGLPGTPMKLVHQPPLPPPPPPYNHPHQYCPPGSLLQRRRYSSGSRSLV from the exons ATGCTAGAGCACAAGTACGGCGGTCACCTGGTGTCTCGCAGGGCAGCCTGCACCATCCAAACTGCTTTCCGGCAGTACCAGCTCAGCAAGAACTTTGAGAAGATCCGCAACTCGCTGCTAGAGAGCCGCATGCCACGCCGCATCTCCCTGAGGAAAGTCCGGGTCCAGAACTCGGAGAGCTTCTCCGCTGAGAAAGCCCTGGTGGAGGGGTACAACTTTGTGGGCATCCCATTGGTGAGGTCCCCATCTTTGCCAGCCACCATCAGTGGGGCACTGACCGAGCTGGAGGACTCCTTCACAGAGCAAGTTCAGTCCCTGGCCAAGTCTATTGATGATGCCCTCAGCACTTGGAGCCTGAAGACTATGTGTTCACTGCAAGATGGGGGCTCATACCAGATAAGGGAGACCTTCAGTGCTAGCTCCATGCAGCCAAACCAAGATTTagaagctgagctgcaggacaaggagaaggaggaagggctCTTGCCAGACACTCTAcccaagagcagcagcactctCATGATGGCTTTTAGAGATGTCACAGTCCAGATCGACAACAAGAACATCTCTGTCTCGTCGTCTACCTCGGTGTCCATGGCAAACTGCCTCAGCAACAATGCCCAGCCTGGGCTCTCTCAAGCTACCAAGGCTGAAGAAAGcccaggagaaggggaaggagaagccaGTGAACCACCGGCTGCCCCAGAGAGCTCACCTGAGTCCACAGCTCTCCAGAACAGCCACACTTTCACCGAGGTGAATGTCAATGCTAACGGTACAGGAGACAGCAGTGCTGAGCCTGGGCAGATGGCAGTGCAAAAGCTCCAGTTTGATGCTAGCAACGAGACAGGGCAGAGCAAAGGCTCTGAGTCTGAGAATGCAGACAACTCAGAGCAGCTGAGCAACAGCAGCACCTCCACTTCAGCCAAGTCAGCCTCGGAGGTGTCCTCCAAAGAAGCACTGCAGGCCATGATCCTCAGCCTCCCGAGGTACCACTGCGAGAACCCAGCTAGCTGCAAGTCCCCCACACTTTCCACTGACACCATGAGGAAGCGCCTCTACCGCATTGGGCTCAACCTCTTTAATAT AAACccagacaaaggcatccagttcCTGATCTCCCGAGGCTTCATCCCAGATACCCCCATTGGGGTGGCACACTTCCTGCTCCAGCGGAAAGGCCTCAGCCGCCAGATGATTGGGGAGTTCCTGGGTAACAGCAAGAAGCAGTTCAACAGAGATGTCCTAGA CTGCGTGGTGGACGAGATGGACTTCTCAGGCATGGAGCTGGATGAAGCCCTGCGGAAATTCCAGGCCCATATCCGTGTGCAGGGGGAGGCGCAGAAGGTGGAGCGGCTCATTGAGGCTTTCAG ccagaggTACTGCATGTGTAACCCAGATGTGGTCCAGCAGTTTCACAACCCAGACACCATCTTCATCTTGGCCTTTGCAATCATCCTCCTCAATACGGACATGTACAGCCCCAACATCAAGCCTGACAGGAAGATGATGCTGGAGGACTTCATTCGCAATCTCAGAG GGGTGGACGATGGTGCCGACATCCCACGGGAGCTGGTGGTGGGGATCTATGAGAGGATCCAGCAGAAAGAGCTAAAATCCAATGAGGACCATGTAACCTATGTCACCAAAGTGGAGAAGTCCATAGTTGGAATGAAAACG GTTCTGTCTGTGCCCCATCGACGCCTGGTCTGCTGCAGCCGCTTATACGAAGTGACTGATGTGAACAAAGTGCAGAAGCAGGCAGCTCACCAGAGGGAAGTTTTTCTCTTCAATGACCTGCTGGTG ATCCTCAAGCTTTGCCCCAAGAAGAAAAGCTCCTCAACGTACACATTTTGCAAGTCGGTCGGCCTGCTAGGGATGCAGTTCCATCTCTTTGAGAATGAAT ATTACCCCCACGGCATCACACTGGTGACTCCAGTTTCAGGCTCAGAGAAGAAACAGGTACTACACTTCTGTGCTCTGGGTGCTGAGGAAATGCAGAAGTTTGTGGAAGACCTCAAAGAGTCAATAGCAGAAGTGACAGAGCTGGAGCAGATACGAATTGAAT GGGAGCTGGAGAAACAGCAAGGGGCAAAGACTCTCTCATTAAGGACCAATGGAGCCCAGATGGAATTGCAGTCTAAGCAAGGCTCACCAACAG gcaAGAAGGATTTGGGAGAGAAGGTCTCGGACAGCACAGTGGAG GTGTCAATTCACAACAGGCTTCAAACGTACCAGCACAACTCCGCCCTGGGGCCCGAGAGTGGAATGCAGCCCAGCACGCGTCTTAACATGCCACGGGAGCGGCTGGAGACAGCACTGGTGCCCTCGCACCCCGCCTCGGCGGGGACACTTGTACAGTGCCAGCAGATTGTCAAAGTCATTGTCCTGGACAAGCCGTGCCTCGCTCGGATGGAGCCGGCCCTCAACCAGACTCTGACACGCTACGTCACCTCTGATTCCTGCACCTCCACCCCCTGGCGCGGTGTGGGCAGTGGGCTTCCGGGGACCCCCATGAAGCTGGTCCATCAGCCTCCCCTCCCACCTCCACCACCTCCCTACAACCACCCTCACCAGTATTGCCCCCCAGGCTCCCTGCTTCAGAGGCGCAGGTACTCCAGTGGCTCGCGCAGCCTCGTGTAG